One Pseudomonas sp. MH9.2 DNA segment encodes these proteins:
- the purE gene encoding 5-(carboxyamino)imidazole ribonucleotide mutase → MSALVGVIMGSKSDWSTLSHTADMLEKLGIPYEVKVVSAHRTPDLLFQYAEQAEARGIEVIIAGAGGAAHLPGMCAAKTHLPVLGVPVQSSMLSGVDSLLSIVQMPAGIPVATLAIGKAGAINAALLSASILGAKHPQFHAVLKKFRAEQTDSVLDNPDPRDA, encoded by the coding sequence ATGAGCGCACTGGTTGGCGTGATCATGGGCTCCAAGTCCGATTGGTCCACCCTTAGCCACACCGCCGATATGCTGGAAAAGCTAGGCATCCCTTACGAAGTCAAAGTGGTGTCAGCCCACCGGACGCCGGATTTGCTGTTCCAGTACGCCGAACAGGCTGAAGCCCGTGGCATTGAAGTGATCATTGCCGGTGCTGGCGGTGCGGCTCATTTGCCAGGCATGTGTGCGGCCAAGACTCATCTGCCCGTGCTGGGCGTGCCCGTACAGTCGTCGATGTTGTCGGGCGTTGATTCCCTGCTCTCTATCGTGCAGATGCCTGCCGGGATTCCTGTGGCGACCTTGGCTATCGGCAAAGCGGGCGCAATCAACGCCGCATTGTTGTCGGCCAGTATCCTCGGCGCCAAGCACCCGCAATTCCATGCAGTGCTGAAGAAATTCCGCGCTGAGCAGACAGACAGCGTCCTGGACAATCCAGACCCACGCGACGCCTGA